From Candidatus Omnitrophota bacterium, the proteins below share one genomic window:
- a CDS encoding thermonuclease family protein, translating into MRTLLTLLLLSLLIGCASSPYPTEAVVSRVIDGDTVELSTGQHVRYLGINTPEVRKKRGGQWIYDPEPFAEAATALNRDLVEGCRVRLEYDVEKKDKYGRLLAYVYLGDLWINGEMVRSGLGEVFTLAPNTKYVDELAGLQNQARQERKGIWGPSG; encoded by the coding sequence ATGAGAACCCTCTTAACCCTCTTACTTCTCAGCCTTCTCATCGGCTGCGCCTCCAGCCCCTATCCCACCGAGGCCGTGGTTTCGCGCGTCATCGACGGGGATACGGTGGAACTCTCCACCGGACAGCATGTGCGCTATCTGGGCATTAATACTCCGGAGGTGCGCAAGAAGCGGGGGGGCCAGTGGATTTATGACCCGGAACCCTTTGCTGAGGCTGCGACGGCTCTGAACCGTGATTTGGTGGAGGGCTGTCGAGTGCGCCTGGAATATGACGTGGAAAAGAAGGACAAGTATGGACGGCTCCTGGCTTATGTGTATCTGGGGGATCTGTGGATCAACGGCGAGATGGTGCGTTCGGGTTTGGGGGAGGTATTCACGCTTGCGCCCAATACCAAATATGTGGACGAGCTGGCCGGCCTGCAAAACCAGGCCCGGCAAGAGCGCAAGGGGATTTGGGGGCCTTCCGGCTGA